From Cronobacter turicensis z3032, the proteins below share one genomic window:
- the yhcB gene encoding Putative cytochrome d ubiquinol oxidase subunit 3 encodes MTWEYALIGLVVGIIIGAVAMRFGNRKLRQQQALQYELEKNKAELDDYREELVSHFARSAELLDNMADDYRQLYQHMAKSSSSLLPEMSAETNPFRNRLAESEASNDQAPVQMPRDYSDSASGLLRTGAKRN; translated from the coding sequence ATGACCTGGGAATATGCGCTTATTGGGTTAGTCGTCGGCATTATTATCGGCGCCGTCGCTATGCGTTTCGGTAACCGCAAATTACGTCAACAGCAAGCTTTGCAGTACGAGCTTGAGAAAAACAAAGCGGAGCTTGACGACTACCGCGAAGAACTGGTCAGCCACTTCGCCCGCAGCGCTGAACTGCTGGATAACATGGCGGATGACTATCGTCAGCTCTATCAGCACATGGCGAAAAGCTCCAGCAGCCTGCTGCCGGAAATGTCCGCAGAGACCAACCCGTTCCGCAATCGCCTTGCGGAATCGGAAGCCAGCAACGATCAGGCGCCGGTCCAGATGCCGCGCGACTATTCCGACAGCGCTTCTGGCCTGCTGCGTACCGGCGCGAAGCGCAACTGA
- the rpsI gene encoding 30S ribosomal protein S9: MGIMAMAENQYYGTGRRKSSAARVFIKPGNGKIVINQRSLEQYFGRETARMVVRQPLELVDMVEKLDLYITVKGGGISGQAGAIRHGITRALMEYDESLRSELRKAGFVTRDARQVERKKVGLRKARRRPQFSKR; this comes from the coding sequence ATCGGGATTATGGCAATGGCTGAAAATCAATACTACGGCACTGGTCGCCGCAAAAGCTCCGCCGCTCGTGTGTTTATCAAACCGGGCAACGGTAAAATCGTTATCAACCAGCGTTCTCTGGAACAGTACTTCGGTCGCGAAACTGCCCGCATGGTAGTTCGCCAACCGCTGGAACTGGTCGACATGGTTGAGAAACTGGATCTGTACATCACCGTTAAAGGTGGTGGTATCTCCGGTCAGGCTGGTGCGATCCGTCACGGTATCACCCGCGCTCTGATGGAGTACGATGAGTCTCTGCGCTCTGAACTGCGTAAAGCTGGCTTCGTTACTCGTGACGCTCGTCAGGTTGAACGTAAGAAAGTCGGTCTGCGTAAAGCACGTCGTCGTCCGCAGTTCTCCAAACGTTAA
- the gltD gene encoding Glutamate synthase [NADPH] small chain: MSQNVYQFIDLQRVDPPKKPLKIRKIEFVEIYEPFSEGQAKAQADRCLSCGNPYCEWKCPVHNYIPNWLKLANEGRIFEAAELSHQTNTLPEVCGRVCPQDRLCEGSCTLNDEFGAVTIGNIERYINDKAFEMGWRPDLSGVKPTGKRVAIIGAGPAGLACADVLTRNGVKAVVFDRNPEIGGLLTFGIPAFKLEKEVMTRRREIFTGMGIEFRLNTEVGRDIQMNDLLGDYDAVFLGVGTYQSMRGGLENEDAPGVYEALPFLIANTRQIMGFEEDTKQPFISMEGKRVVVLGGGDTAMDCVRTSVRQGATHVICAYRRDEENMPGSRREVKNAREEGVEFQFNVQPLGVEINASGKVCGVKMARTQMGEPDDKGRRRAEIVPGSEHVLPADAVVMAFGFRPHSMEWLVQHSVELDSQGRVIAPEGNENAFQTSNPKIFAGGDIVRGSDLVVTAIAEGRKAADGIMNYLEV; this comes from the coding sequence ATGAGTCAGAACGTTTACCAATTTATCGACTTACAGCGCGTTGATCCGCCAAAAAAGCCGCTTAAGATCCGTAAAATTGAGTTTGTGGAAATCTATGAGCCCTTCTCAGAAGGCCAGGCCAAAGCGCAGGCAGATCGCTGCCTGTCGTGCGGCAACCCCTACTGTGAATGGAAATGTCCGGTACATAACTACATCCCTAACTGGCTGAAGCTGGCCAACGAAGGGCGCATTTTCGAAGCCGCAGAGCTTTCTCACCAGACCAACACGCTGCCGGAAGTGTGCGGCCGCGTCTGCCCGCAGGACCGTCTGTGCGAAGGCTCCTGCACGCTGAATGACGAATTCGGCGCAGTGACCATCGGCAACATTGAACGCTATATCAACGATAAAGCGTTCGAAATGGGCTGGCGGCCGGATCTTTCCGGCGTGAAGCCGACCGGCAAGCGCGTCGCGATTATCGGCGCGGGCCCGGCGGGCCTCGCGTGCGCCGACGTGCTGACCCGCAACGGCGTGAAAGCGGTCGTGTTCGACCGTAACCCGGAAATCGGCGGCCTGCTCACCTTCGGCATCCCGGCCTTTAAGCTGGAAAAAGAAGTCATGACGCGCCGTCGTGAAATCTTCACCGGCATGGGTATTGAGTTCAGGCTCAATACCGAAGTGGGCCGCGATATCCAGATGAACGATCTTCTGGGCGACTATGACGCCGTCTTCCTTGGCGTCGGCACCTATCAGTCAATGCGCGGCGGGCTGGAAAACGAAGACGCGCCGGGTGTGTATGAAGCGCTGCCGTTCCTTATCGCCAATACCCGTCAGATTATGGGCTTTGAGGAAGATACAAAGCAACCATTCATCAGCATGGAAGGCAAACGCGTCGTGGTGCTGGGCGGCGGCGATACCGCGATGGACTGCGTGCGTACCTCGGTGCGTCAGGGCGCGACTCACGTCATCTGTGCTTATCGTCGTGATGAAGAGAACATGCCGGGCTCCCGTCGCGAAGTGAAAAACGCGCGCGAAGAAGGCGTTGAGTTCCAGTTCAACGTCCAACCGCTTGGCGTTGAGATCAACGCTAGCGGCAAAGTGTGCGGCGTGAAAATGGCGCGCACGCAGATGGGCGAACCGGATGACAAAGGCCGTCGTCGCGCGGAGATCGTGCCGGGCTCCGAACATGTGCTGCCTGCGGATGCCGTGGTGATGGCGTTCGGCTTCCGTCCGCACAGCATGGAATGGCTGGTGCAGCACAGCGTTGAGCTTGATTCGCAAGGCCGTGTGATTGCGCCGGAAGGTAATGAAAATGCCTTCCAGACCAGCAACCCGAAAATCTTCGCAGGCGGCGATATCGTGCGTGGCTCTGATTTGGTGGTGACCGCTATCGCCGAAGGCCGTAAAGCGGCGGACGGCATCATGAATTATCTCGAAGTCTGA
- the degQ gene encoding Protease degQ has translation MPSQVPGQPAIPSLAPMLEKVLPAVVSVRVEGTAVQEQRVPEELKKFFGESMPDQQAQPFEGLGSGVIIDAAKGYVLTNNHVINHAEKISVQLNDGREFDAKLIGGDDQSDIALIQLQNASNLTQIQVADSDKLRVGDFVVAVGNPFGLGQTATSGIVSALGRSGLNLEGFENFIQTDASINRGNSGGALLNLNGELIGINTAILAPGGGSVGIGFAIPANMAQTLAKQLMQSGEVKRGLLGIKGTEMSADIAKAFNLNTQRGAFVSEVLPNSGSAKAGIKAGDVIVSLNGRPLNSFAELRSRIATTEPGTKVKLGLLRDGKAQEVEVTLDKSTSSSASADIIAPALQGATLSDGQLKDGTKGITINSVEKGSAAAQAGLQKDDVIVGVNRARVSSIAEMRKLLESKPAIIALHIVRGNDSLYLLLR, from the coding sequence CTGCCGTCGCAGGTGCCGGGCCAGCCTGCCATCCCAAGCCTCGCGCCGATGCTGGAAAAAGTGCTGCCTGCGGTCGTCAGCGTACGGGTGGAAGGCACCGCCGTGCAGGAACAGCGCGTGCCGGAGGAGCTGAAAAAGTTCTTCGGCGAGTCGATGCCGGATCAACAGGCGCAGCCGTTTGAAGGGCTCGGCTCCGGCGTCATTATCGACGCCGCGAAAGGCTATGTGCTCACCAATAATCACGTGATAAACCACGCGGAGAAAATCAGCGTTCAGCTCAATGATGGCCGCGAGTTCGACGCTAAACTTATCGGCGGCGACGACCAGAGCGATATCGCGCTGATCCAGTTGCAAAACGCCAGCAACCTGACGCAAATCCAGGTGGCGGATTCCGATAAACTGCGCGTGGGCGATTTCGTGGTGGCCGTCGGCAACCCGTTCGGGCTCGGCCAGACAGCAACGTCCGGCATCGTGTCGGCGTTAGGCCGCAGCGGGCTGAATCTCGAAGGCTTTGAAAACTTTATCCAGACCGATGCCTCCATCAACCGCGGCAACTCCGGCGGCGCGCTGCTGAATCTGAACGGCGAGCTTATCGGCATCAACACCGCGATCCTCGCGCCGGGCGGCGGCAGCGTCGGCATCGGCTTCGCTATTCCTGCAAACATGGCCCAGACGCTCGCTAAACAGCTGATGCAGTCGGGCGAGGTCAAACGTGGCCTGCTCGGTATTAAAGGCACCGAGATGAGCGCCGATATCGCCAAAGCGTTTAACCTGAACACCCAGCGCGGCGCGTTCGTCAGCGAAGTGCTGCCAAACTCGGGCTCAGCCAAAGCGGGCATTAAAGCGGGCGATGTGATTGTGAGCCTCAATGGCCGCCCGCTGAATAGCTTCGCCGAACTGCGCTCGCGCATCGCCACCACCGAGCCTGGCACAAAAGTGAAGCTTGGCCTGCTGCGCGACGGTAAAGCCCAGGAAGTGGAAGTGACGCTCGATAAAAGCACGTCCTCTTCCGCCAGCGCCGATATCATCGCCCCGGCCTTGCAGGGCGCGACGTTAAGCGATGGTCAGCTCAAAGATGGCACCAAAGGCATTACCATTAATAGCGTCGAAAAAGGCAGCGCCGCGGCACAGGCAGGCCTGCAGAAAGATGATGTTATCGTCGGTGTGAACCGCGCGCGCGTCAGCTCCATCGCGGAGATGCGCAAGCTGCTGGAGAGCAAGCCTGCCATCATCGCGCTGCATATCGTGCGCGGAAATGACAGCCTCTACTTACTGCTGCGTTAA
- the degS gene encoding Protease degS codes for MTLVPSLRQYNPLLQQKLDSDDETPVSYNRAVRRAAPAVVNVYNRSLGGSNRSQLEIRTLGSGVIMDQRGYILTNKHVINDADQIIVALQDGRVFEALLVGSDSLTDLAVLKINATTLPVIPINPQRMPHIGDVVMAIGNPYNLGQTITQGIISATGRIGLNPSGRQNFLQTDASINHGNSGGALVNSLGELMGINTLSFDKSNDGETPEGIGFAIPTQLATRIMEKLIRDGRVIRGYIGISGREITPMHTPAAGIDQIQGIVVNDVAQDGPAARAGIQVNDVIVSVNKKPAISALETMDQVAEIRPGSVIPVEVMRNDRKLTIQVTIQEYPATPE; via the coding sequence CTGACGCTCGTACCTTCCCTGCGCCAGTACAATCCGCTGTTGCAGCAAAAGCTCGATAGCGACGATGAAACGCCCGTGAGTTACAACCGGGCGGTGCGTCGTGCTGCGCCTGCGGTCGTGAATGTCTACAACCGCAGCCTTGGCGGCAGCAACCGCAGCCAACTGGAGATCCGCACGCTCGGCTCCGGCGTTATCATGGATCAGCGCGGTTATATCCTTACCAATAAGCATGTCATCAATGACGCTGACCAGATTATCGTGGCGCTGCAGGATGGCCGCGTGTTCGAGGCGCTGCTGGTGGGCTCAGACAGCCTGACCGATCTGGCCGTGCTGAAAATCAACGCCACCACGCTGCCGGTCATTCCCATCAATCCGCAGCGTATGCCGCACATCGGCGATGTGGTGATGGCGATTGGCAACCCCTATAACCTCGGGCAGACCATTACCCAGGGGATTATCAGCGCCACCGGCCGTATCGGCCTGAACCCGTCCGGACGCCAGAATTTCCTGCAAACCGACGCCTCCATCAACCACGGCAACTCCGGCGGCGCGCTGGTGAACTCACTGGGCGAGCTGATGGGCATCAACACGCTTTCCTTTGACAAGAGCAACGACGGCGAAACGCCGGAAGGCATCGGCTTTGCGATCCCGACCCAGCTCGCCACGCGCATTATGGAAAAGCTCATCCGCGACGGGCGCGTGATCCGCGGCTATATCGGCATCAGCGGGCGTGAAATCACGCCGATGCATACGCCAGCGGCGGGCATCGACCAGATTCAGGGAATTGTGGTTAACGACGTGGCGCAGGACGGCCCTGCCGCGCGCGCCGGCATTCAGGTGAATGACGTGATTGTGTCGGTGAACAAGAAGCCTGCTATCTCCGCGCTGGAAACCATGGACCAGGTGGCGGAAATCCGACCGGGCTCAGTGATCCCGGTGGAAGTGATGCGTAACGACCGCAAACTCACGATCCAGGTGACGATTCAGGAATACCCGGCGACGCCGGAATAG
- the rplM gene encoding 50S ribosomal protein L13: MKTFTAKPETVKRDWYVVDATGKTLGRLATELARRLRGKHKAEYTPHVDTGDYIIVLNAEKVAVTGNKRSDKMYYHHTGHIGGIKEATFEEMIARRPERVIEIAVKGMLPKGPLGRAMYRKLKVYAGNEHNHAAQQPQVLDI, encoded by the coding sequence ATGAAAACTTTTACAGCTAAACCAGAAACCGTAAAACGCGACTGGTATGTTGTTGACGCGACCGGTAAAACTCTGGGCCGTCTGGCTACCGAACTGGCTCGTCGCCTGCGCGGTAAGCACAAAGCGGAATACACTCCGCACGTTGATACCGGTGATTACATCATCGTTCTGAACGCAGAAAAAGTTGCTGTAACCGGCAACAAGCGTTCTGACAAAATGTACTACCACCACACTGGCCACATCGGTGGTATCAAAGAAGCGACCTTTGAAGAGATGATTGCCCGCCGTCCTGAGCGTGTAATTGAAATCGCGGTTAAAGGCATGCTGCCGAAAGGCCCTCTGGGCCGTGCTATGTACCGTAAACTGAAAGTTTACGCGGGCAACGAGCACAACCACGCGGCGCAGCAACCGCAAGTTCTGGACATCTAA
- the sspB gene encoding Stringent starvation protein B translates to MDISQLSPRRPYLLRAFYEWLLDNQLTPHLVVDVTLPGVLVPLEYARDGQIVLNIAPRAVGNLELANDEVRFNARFGGVPRQVSVPLAAVLAIYARENGAGTMFEPEAAYDEEMASLNDDNSAEEPETVMSVIDGDKPDDADDNGPDDEPPPRGGRPALRVVK, encoded by the coding sequence ATGGATATCTCTCAGCTCTCTCCACGTCGTCCCTATCTGCTGCGTGCCTTTTATGAATGGCTGCTGGACAACCAGCTGACGCCGCACCTGGTCGTGGATGTGACGCTGCCGGGCGTGCTGGTGCCGCTGGAGTATGCGCGTGACGGGCAAATTGTTCTGAATATCGCCCCGCGTGCGGTCGGCAATCTGGAACTGGCGAATGATGAAGTTCGCTTCAATGCCCGTTTTGGCGGCGTGCCGCGTCAGGTCTCGGTGCCGCTGGCTGCTGTGCTCGCTATCTACGCCCGTGAAAATGGCGCCGGTACGATGTTCGAGCCAGAAGCCGCTTATGATGAAGAGATGGCGAGCCTGAACGACGACAACAGCGCAGAAGAGCCGGAAACCGTGATGTCTGTGATTGATGGCGATAAGCCTGACGATGCGGATGATAACGGCCCGGATGACGAGCCGCCGCCGCGTGGCGGGCGTCCCGCGCTGCGTGTAGTGAAGTAA
- the yhcM gene encoding Uncharacterized protein yhcM codes for MQSISPTSRYQQALKEGTHQPDDVQHDAVNRLNLIWQALSQKTHEPAPARGGLLTKVGKLFGKREDTARETPVRGLYMWGGVGRGKTWLMDLFFHSLPGERKLRLHFHRFMLRVHEELAALQGQADPLDVVADGFKAQADVICFDEFFVSDITDAMLLGGLMQALFARGITLVATSNIPPDELYRNGLQRTRFLPAIEAIKANCDVMNVDAGIDYRLRTLTQAHLWLSPRGEETTRQMDALWQALAGAPRNAAAAPSLEINHRPLPTLGVENQTLAASFATLCVDARSQHDYIALSRQFHTVLLFDVPVMTTSTENAARRFIALVDEFYERQVKLVVSADAPLESIYQGEQLKFEFKRCLSRLQEMQSEEYLKRPHLA; via the coding sequence ATGCAGAGCATCTCTCCGACATCGCGCTACCAACAGGCCCTGAAAGAGGGCACCCATCAGCCGGACGACGTCCAGCACGACGCGGTAAATCGTCTGAATCTTATCTGGCAGGCCCTTTCGCAGAAAACCCACGAACCCGCACCGGCTCGCGGCGGCCTGCTGACGAAAGTCGGCAAACTCTTTGGCAAACGTGAAGACACGGCCCGCGAAACGCCGGTACGCGGCTTATATATGTGGGGCGGCGTCGGGCGCGGCAAAACCTGGCTGATGGATCTGTTTTTTCATAGCCTGCCGGGCGAGCGCAAGCTCAGGCTGCATTTTCACCGCTTTATGCTGCGCGTGCATGAAGAACTCGCCGCGCTACAAGGGCAGGCCGATCCGCTGGACGTGGTTGCTGACGGTTTTAAAGCTCAGGCGGACGTTATCTGCTTCGATGAGTTTTTTGTCTCTGATATTACCGATGCCATGCTGCTTGGCGGGCTGATGCAGGCGCTGTTCGCGCGCGGCATTACGCTGGTCGCAACCTCCAACATTCCGCCCGATGAGCTGTACCGCAACGGCTTGCAGCGCACACGGTTTCTGCCTGCCATCGAGGCGATAAAAGCGAACTGCGACGTGATGAACGTCGATGCGGGTATTGATTACCGCCTGCGCACGCTGACCCAGGCGCATTTGTGGCTGTCGCCGCGAGGCGAGGAGACGACGCGTCAGATGGACGCGCTCTGGCAGGCGCTGGCGGGCGCGCCGCGTAACGCGGCAGCGGCCCCGTCGCTTGAGATTAACCATCGCCCGCTGCCGACGCTCGGCGTGGAAAACCAGACGCTTGCCGCGTCGTTCGCCACGCTGTGCGTGGATGCGCGCAGCCAGCATGACTACATCGCGCTGTCGCGCCAGTTCCATACCGTGCTGCTGTTTGACGTGCCGGTGATGACTACTTCTACCGAGAACGCGGCAAGGCGCTTTATCGCGCTGGTGGATGAGTTTTACGAACGCCAGGTGAAGCTGGTGGTCTCGGCGGATGCGCCGCTTGAGAGTATTTATCAGGGCGAGCAGCTGAAGTTTGAATTCAAGCGTTGCCTGTCGCGTTTGCAGGAGATGCAGAGCGAAGAATACCTGAAACGCCCGCACCTGGCTTGA
- the sspA gene encoding Stringent starvation protein A, which translates to MAVAANKRSVMTLFSGPTDIYSHQVRIVLAEKGVSFEIEHVETDNLPQDLIDLNPNQSVPTLVDRELTLWESRIIMEYLDERFPHPPLMPVYPVARGESRLYMHRIEKDWYSLMNVIVSGSAQEADNARKQLREELLAIAPVFGQKPYFLSDEFSLVDCYLAPLLWRLPQLGVEFSGAGAKELKGYMTRVFERDSFLASLTEAEREIRLQTRG; encoded by the coding sequence ATGGCTGTCGCTGCCAACAAACGTTCGGTAATGACGCTGTTTTCTGGTCCTACTGATATCTACAGCCATCAGGTCCGCATTGTGCTGGCTGAAAAGGGTGTCAGCTTTGAAATTGAGCATGTGGAAACGGATAACCTGCCGCAGGATCTGATTGACCTCAACCCAAATCAAAGCGTGCCGACGCTGGTAGACCGTGAACTGACTCTGTGGGAGTCGCGCATCATTATGGAATATCTCGATGAGCGTTTCCCGCACCCGCCGTTAATGCCCGTCTACCCGGTGGCTCGCGGTGAAAGCCGCCTGTATATGCACCGTATCGAGAAGGACTGGTACTCGCTGATGAACGTTATCGTTAGCGGTTCCGCGCAGGAAGCCGATAACGCGCGTAAACAGCTGCGTGAAGAGCTGCTGGCTATCGCACCGGTATTCGGTCAGAAGCCGTATTTCCTGAGCGATGAGTTCAGCCTGGTGGATTGCTACCTTGCGCCGCTGCTGTGGCGTCTGCCGCAGTTAGGCGTAGAGTTCAGCGGCGCGGGCGCCAAAGAGCTCAAAGGCTATATGACTCGCGTGTTTGAGCGTGATTCGTTCCTTGCTTCGCTGACCGAAGCCGAGCGCGAAATCCGCCTGCAAACCCGGGGCTAA